Proteins co-encoded in one Candidatus Bealeia paramacronuclearis genomic window:
- a CDS encoding transposase family protein, protein MLSLSGMKIAEFMTLLVSFEKVLQAELCNRDRERAVGAGRKGALRDVRSKLFYILFYLKVYPTYDLAGFVFGVDRSRCFHWTKRLLPLLEKTLGRHLVLPKRQIHSVEEFMALCPDVKDLFLDGTERPTQRPQRSKLQKKRYSGKKRCHTRKNSLIANERREILFLSPTKGGRMHDLTQIKKTEILRYFPPGKSLWADKAFQSIHKWLNPSNTVMIPHKKPKGKDLTRQQKQENKIISGIRIIVEHAINGIKRFASTAHIYRNRRGQDDQFIHLCAGLWNFHLKNAH, encoded by the coding sequence ATGTTATCTTTATCTGGAATGAAGATTGCAGAATTTATGACGCTGTTGGTGAGTTTTGAGAAAGTACTTCAGGCAGAATTATGTAACAGAGACAGAGAACGAGCTGTTGGAGCGGGTCGCAAAGGTGCCTTACGGGATGTGCGCAGTAAACTATTTTATATTTTATTTTATCTGAAGGTGTATCCGACTTACGATCTGGCGGGTTTTGTTTTTGGTGTTGATCGGAGTCGTTGTTTTCACTGGACAAAGCGCTTACTGCCGCTTTTAGAGAAAACACTTGGTCGTCATTTAGTTTTGCCCAAGCGGCAGATTCATTCTGTTGAAGAGTTTATGGCTCTGTGCCCTGATGTGAAGGATTTATTCCTTGATGGGACTGAGCGTCCGACACAACGTCCACAAAGAAGTAAATTACAAAAGAAACGTTATTCGGGAAAGAAAAGATGTCATACGCGCAAGAACAGTCTGATCGCCAATGAACGTCGAGAGATTCTCTTTCTCTCGCCGACTAAAGGAGGGCGTATGCATGATCTTACGCAGATTAAGAAAACAGAAATTCTCCGATATTTCCCTCCTGGTAAATCTTTGTGGGCAGATAAAGCCTTTCAAAGTATTCACAAATGGCTCAACCCTTCAAATACCGTTATGATCCCTCACAAAAAGCCAAAAGGCAAAGATCTGACTCGTCAGCAAAAGCAAGAAAACAAAATTATCTCTGGAATTCGTATCATAGTCGAACATGCTATCAACGGAATCAAACGATTTGCATCAACGGCTCATATCTATCGCAATCGCCGAGGTCAAGACGATCAATTCATTCATCTATGCGCGGGCCTTTGGAATTTCCATCTCAAAAACGCCCACTAA
- a CDS encoding helix-turn-helix domain-containing protein, with protein sequence MYKEEIKIELTIKEKQELEFQHSKERDRRVADRIKAVLLNAEGWTQKQIAQALRIRYETVQNHLNDYKNSKS encoded by the coding sequence ATGTATAAAGAAGAGATAAAAATTGAACTGACAATTAAAGAAAAACAAGAACTAGAATTTCAGCACAGTAAAGAAAGAGATCGTCGCGTGGCTGATCGCATCAAAGCCGTTTTGCTAAATGCAGAAGGTTGGACTCAAAAGCAAATCGCTCAGGCTTTGCGGATTCGCTATGAAACTGTTCAAAACCATCTCAACGATTACAAGAATAGCAAAAGCTGA
- a CDS encoding DUF2125 domain-containing protein yields the protein MSKTPKKITLLILSLLLTLAIAWFASFEFAKTRILQDFEKELTHLKTQGYEISYDGISMSGSPLLVSAHISNLKIKTPQNWGGGQTPLLTLSLRPWSLNHFYLDFEGDTHFDIPPFLNTTLLKLVCQNCKSEIWIENQNWNQIQISAHQIAFQNGEKTIPLTLSEINLDLENNIIDHRIHLDFSSQLQGLDTALNLKGYTKSATFLFKSEISHFQTPYPKTLAAWRDQGGIIDIKKLSFTWAPLDIQGDGTFTFDEQMRPLSAFSATISGYDRALEVLTEVGVIKKKAAQMAGFILGMLAHQNQKGEKEITVPITTQNGKLSVGPADLIELEPIRP from the coding sequence ATGTCGAAAACGCCGAAGAAGATCACGCTACTCATCCTTAGCCTTTTACTGACATTAGCAATTGCCTGGTTTGCCTCATTTGAATTTGCAAAAACACGCATCCTGCAGGACTTTGAAAAAGAACTCACCCATTTAAAAACTCAAGGCTATGAGATTTCCTATGACGGAATTTCAATGAGCGGATCTCCACTTTTGGTGAGTGCCCACATTTCAAATCTCAAAATCAAAACGCCTCAAAATTGGGGTGGAGGGCAAACGCCGTTATTGACTCTCTCTTTAAGACCTTGGTCTTTAAACCATTTTTATTTGGATTTTGAGGGAGACACGCATTTTGACATTCCTCCCTTTTTAAATACCACCCTTTTAAAGTTGGTTTGCCAAAATTGCAAAAGTGAGATTTGGATTGAAAATCAAAACTGGAATCAAATTCAGATTTCAGCACACCAGATCGCATTTCAAAATGGCGAAAAAACCATCCCCCTCACACTTAGCGAAATCAACCTTGACCTTGAAAACAATATCATCGATCATCGCATCCATCTCGATTTTTCATCTCAACTTCAGGGTCTGGATACAGCACTCAATTTAAAAGGCTACACGAAATCCGCCACTTTTCTTTTCAAGAGCGAAATCTCACATTTCCAAACCCCTTACCCAAAAACTTTAGCGGCATGGCGCGACCAAGGCGGCATTATCGACATAAAAAAACTTTCATTTACCTGGGCACCTCTTGACATTCAAGGGGATGGGACTTTCACATTTGATGAACAAATGCGCCCCCTTTCCGCGTTTTCAGCCACCATATCCGGCTATGATCGTGCACTCGAAGTCCTCACAGAAGTTGGTGTCATTAAGAAAAAAGCCGCCCAAATGGCGGGTTTTATCTTAGGCATGTTGGCACACCAAAATCAAAAAGGTGAAAAAGAAATCACCGTTCCTATCACAACCCAAAATGGAAAACTTTCCGTAGGACCTGCAGACTTAATAGAATTGGAGCCTATAAGGCCATAA
- a CDS encoding lysophospholipid acyltransferase family protein, with amino-acid sequence MMRTLRSLLFDGLLYSWTAFCVIVFIPTLISRRTALWTNNLWAAGVFWLCKHVLGLNYEIKGRENLPQGPYFIASKHQSAWETMIYHVLLTDAIYVLKKELMWIPLFGWFLKRLDMIPVSRSKKKALQDLRQMLQASDDAVQENRTIVIFPEGTRSKPGFPGTYHAGVAVLYSHLSIPVVPVALNSGLFWPRKGLIKKPGLVTLEFLKPIQPGLSKQAFMALLEERIEEGSLKLYKKGLVHVENAEEDHATHP; translated from the coding sequence ATGATGAGAACACTCAGGTCACTTCTTTTTGACGGATTGCTTTATAGTTGGACAGCGTTTTGCGTCATCGTCTTCATACCCACATTAATTTCACGGCGCACTGCGCTTTGGACCAATAATTTATGGGCGGCTGGCGTTTTCTGGCTTTGCAAGCATGTTCTTGGATTGAATTATGAAATTAAGGGCCGAGAAAACCTGCCCCAAGGACCTTATTTTATTGCTTCAAAACATCAATCTGCTTGGGAGACTATGATCTATCACGTTTTACTCACAGATGCCATTTACGTTCTTAAAAAAGAGCTGATGTGGATTCCTCTTTTTGGATGGTTTTTAAAACGCCTTGACATGATTCCAGTCTCGCGCAGTAAGAAAAAAGCCCTCCAAGATTTGCGCCAAATGCTTCAGGCCTCTGATGATGCTGTCCAAGAAAATCGCACCATTGTGATATTTCCCGAAGGTACTCGCTCAAAGCCAGGATTCCCAGGAACCTATCATGCAGGCGTTGCGGTTCTTTATAGTCATCTCTCTATCCCTGTTGTCCCAGTAGCTCTGAATTCAGGATTATTCTGGCCGCGAAAGGGCTTGATCAAAAAGCCTGGACTCGTCACACTAGAATTCTTAAAGCCCATTCAACCAGGACTTTCAAAGCAGGCTTTTATGGCCCTTTTGGAAGAGCGAATTGAAGAGGGCTCCTTAAAGCTTTATAAAAAGGGTTTAGTGCATGTCGAAAACGCCGAAGAAGATCACGCTACTCATCCTTAG
- a CDS encoding YdcF family protein, translating into MERISYSMILRGLFFGIRLGFIMASLAVLWVLGLIIFTQRIPMAPQDFTTKTGGIVVFTGGNARLKEGFLLLEQGMAPRLLISGVNPDATLMDLTKAANIKPSFSKNQVTLGFHAEDTIENAKEAADWANKYHMNSLRLVTSNYHMPRSLLEIHQELPHVHIIPHPVVADAFKHKKWWADQKTILNVIREYNKYLFALGRYTITTLERML; encoded by the coding sequence TTGGAGCGTATTAGTTATTCGATGATTTTAAGGGGTTTATTTTTTGGGATTCGATTGGGCTTCATTATGGCAAGCCTTGCTGTTCTTTGGGTTTTGGGCCTTATTATTTTCACACAACGCATTCCCATGGCCCCTCAAGATTTCACCACAAAAACAGGGGGGATTGTTGTCTTTACTGGGGGGAATGCGCGTCTTAAAGAAGGCTTTCTGCTTTTAGAACAGGGCATGGCGCCACGTCTGTTAATCTCAGGCGTCAATCCTGATGCAACTCTCATGGATCTGACAAAAGCCGCCAACATCAAACCCTCTTTTTCGAAAAATCAAGTAACACTTGGGTTTCACGCAGAAGACACTATTGAAAATGCCAAAGAAGCCGCAGACTGGGCAAATAAGTATCACATGAACTCACTGCGACTTGTCACCTCCAATTATCACATGCCCCGCAGCCTTCTTGAGATTCATCAAGAACTTCCCCACGTCCATATTATTCCACACCCTGTGGTCGCAGATGCCTTCAAACACAAAAAATGGTGGGCTGACCAAAAAACAATTCTCAATGTGATCCGAGAATATAATAAATATCTTTTTGCGCTTGGGCGCTATACGATCACCACTTTAGAAAGAATGTTGTAG
- a CDS encoding cell division protein FtsX, which yields MKRSRDLPLGKEPSARLVPWIIALMIYLGCLLMGATFYTIGQAHHWESQLGASVTIEVPLSKSLSSATAQERVFSIVNQMKGVKSVQVVSQDEIQTLLKSWIPENSDVTSLPLPLIVDVALEPHAKIDLAHLENLLKTISLEVHLVDHRPWIQEVQNVIWIVISLSSIILGFLLICITFTTIFATRTSLLIHRQIIEVLHLIGATPTYISRQFDTHALKDGLIAGFSGVLLAIMTLGALYLLLQGIDLEISASPSFIYNTILSFLLAPFLIAILMMITARRTVYKTLAFGAY from the coding sequence ATGAAACGTAGTCGTGACCTCCCCTTGGGAAAAGAACCAAGTGCACGCCTTGTGCCTTGGATTATAGCTTTGATGATCTATTTGGGGTGCCTTTTGATGGGCGCCACGTTTTATACCATCGGACAAGCGCATCATTGGGAATCTCAATTGGGGGCTTCCGTCACCATCGAGGTTCCTCTCTCAAAATCTCTTTCTTCCGCAACCGCACAAGAGCGTGTTTTTTCCATCGTCAATCAAATGAAGGGAGTGAAGTCAGTACAAGTTGTGTCTCAAGACGAAATTCAAACTCTTTTGAAATCTTGGATTCCTGAGAATTCAGACGTCACCTCCCTCCCCTTGCCCTTAATTGTGGATGTCGCCCTTGAGCCTCATGCCAAAATTGACCTTGCTCATCTTGAGAATTTATTAAAGACCATCTCCTTAGAAGTTCATCTTGTGGATCATCGCCCTTGGATTCAAGAAGTCCAAAATGTAATTTGGATCGTGATAAGTCTTTCGAGTATCATCCTGGGATTTCTTTTGATCTGCATTACATTCACAACCATTTTTGCCACACGCACCAGCCTTTTAATTCATCGTCAAATTATCGAGGTCCTTCATTTGATTGGGGCAACGCCCACCTATATTTCTCGCCAGTTTGATACACACGCGTTGAAAGATGGACTGATTGCCGGATTTTCAGGTGTCCTTCTCGCAATCATGACTTTGGGTGCACTTTATCTCCTTCTTCAAGGTATTGATTTGGAAATTTCAGCATCCCCCTCTTTTATTTACAACACCATCCTCAGCTTTCTTTTGGCTCCTTTTTTAATTGCAATTCTTATGATGATCACAGCCAGAAGAACCGTTTATAAAACCCTCGCCTTTGGAGCGTATTAG
- a CDS encoding cell division ATP-binding protein FtsE, translating into MKKTHQSQHPEITVKAEGLGISYDGKTALLKSVNFSLPKGSFHFLTGPSGSGKSSLLKMLYLGLRPTWGKLHLFGRDTSLVKFEHLPSFRQRLGVVFQEFNLLDHMTVLENVSLPLRVRGLDSKEARIQAEDLLKWVGLQDFIYTYPNKLSGGQKQRVAIARAVIARPQLLLADEPTGNVDDEMALKLIHLFEELLKLGTTILIATHNREMMTRFPYPELRIDNGALLQIPSIKVPSQKVVNA; encoded by the coding sequence ATGAAAAAAACACATCAATCACAACACCCTGAAATAACAGTCAAAGCCGAAGGCCTAGGCATCAGCTATGACGGAAAAACGGCACTTTTAAAGTCGGTGAATTTCTCTCTTCCCAAGGGGTCGTTTCATTTTTTGACAGGGCCCAGCGGCTCTGGAAAATCTTCTCTTTTGAAGATGCTCTATTTGGGGCTTCGCCCCACTTGGGGAAAACTCCATCTTTTTGGGCGCGACACCAGCCTTGTGAAATTCGAACACCTTCCCTCATTCCGCCAACGTCTAGGCGTAGTCTTCCAAGAGTTTAATCTTTTAGATCACATGACTGTTTTGGAAAACGTCAGCCTTCCCTTGCGCGTTCGAGGGCTTGACTCAAAAGAAGCGCGAATTCAAGCTGAGGATTTGCTTAAATGGGTGGGTCTTCAGGATTTTATTTATACATACCCAAACAAACTGTCAGGGGGGCAAAAACAACGGGTTGCAATTGCGCGCGCCGTAATCGCTCGGCCCCAGCTCCTTCTTGCGGACGAACCCACCGGAAATGTAGACGATGAGATGGCCTTAAAACTCATTCATCTTTTTGAGGAACTATTGAAATTGGGAACAACGATTTTGATTGCAACCCACAACCGCGAGATGATGACGCGATTTCCTTATCCTGAGCTTCGGATCGACAATGGGGCATTACTCCAAATCCCCTCTATCAAAGTTCCTTCTCAAAAGGTGGTGAATGCATGA
- a CDS encoding DUF6765 family protein gives MDIGFHYYLIKLLCVGLGMPEPDARIVAQSSQHVDDNIYWRKIDEGLSTEFPVVATFSIDHRQSSDSTYPTLLLHFPPGDGPDVPGVARKDGKWFEGITTPGAKMAQESLDKAIQSGNLYLIGTAAHTMADTHAHQGFSGCVHECNKNPAPSLFGRFLPPLGHGEFEHLPDLPVNWMDSRLKGEACKINNKERFYAAAKEIAEKLDPFINPKSKKEEREFRINSVLEKVFKAFGEPIPAYERKSSELELLAQVQIYDFRKLAQDEQFGGQFMEIYDREKWRDASIFTQVRGIDDDKFADVFQDVVTSILPDKYYWMDTYYQNVKTHFEKSKSTTVKIYDVDTKVKFFETFPAKSTLKEWPEVVKNITCTPYYKFHVAAQTHLAHLIKKTEERTARDKGGQKIISLYKYYDDGKQEAWVGAMKKRTLAYRAEIYGDTE, from the coding sequence ATGGATATTGGATTTCATTATTATCTTATTAAATTACTGTGCGTAGGATTAGGAATGCCAGAGCCTGATGCCCGCATAGTGGCCCAGTCTTCTCAACATGTAGATGATAATATTTACTGGAGAAAAATTGACGAGGGTCTCTCAACAGAGTTCCCAGTTGTGGCGACTTTTTCAATTGATCACAGGCAAAGTTCAGATAGCACCTATCCCACATTGCTCCTTCACTTTCCTCCTGGAGATGGGCCTGATGTTCCTGGTGTAGCCCGAAAAGATGGAAAGTGGTTCGAAGGAATAACAACGCCTGGGGCTAAAATGGCACAAGAGTCCTTAGATAAGGCTATTCAGAGTGGAAATCTTTATCTTATCGGTACAGCGGCGCATACTATGGCAGATACCCATGCTCATCAGGGATTTTCAGGTTGTGTGCACGAATGCAATAAAAACCCAGCTCCTAGTCTTTTTGGTCGATTTTTGCCGCCTCTGGGACATGGGGAGTTTGAGCATCTTCCTGATTTGCCTGTGAATTGGATGGATTCAAGGCTTAAAGGGGAGGCTTGTAAAATTAATAATAAAGAAAGATTTTATGCTGCCGCAAAAGAGATTGCAGAAAAATTGGATCCTTTTATAAATCCAAAGTCCAAAAAAGAAGAACGAGAATTTCGCATTAATAGTGTTTTGGAAAAAGTATTTAAAGCTTTTGGTGAACCAATACCTGCTTATGAGCGGAAAAGTTCTGAATTAGAGCTGTTAGCGCAAGTTCAGATTTATGATTTTCGTAAACTTGCTCAGGATGAACAATTTGGAGGGCAATTTATGGAGATTTACGATAGAGAAAAATGGCGTGATGCGTCAATTTTCACGCAAGTGAGGGGGATTGATGACGATAAATTTGCAGATGTTTTTCAGGATGTTGTCACAAGTATTCTGCCTGATAAGTATTATTGGATGGACACCTATTATCAAAACGTAAAAACTCATTTTGAAAAATCTAAAAGCACAACTGTCAAGATTTATGATGTGGACACCAAAGTAAAGTTTTTTGAAACCTTTCCCGCGAAATCCACCCTTAAAGAATGGCCTGAAGTTGTGAAAAATATCACGTGCACACCTTATTATAAATTCCATGTTGCGGCGCAAACTCACCTGGCTCATCTTATTAAAAAGACAGAAGAGCGAACTGCACGTGATAAAGGCGGTCAAAAAATAATTTCTCTTTATAAGTATTATGATGATGGAAAGCAGGAGGCGTGGGTTGGTGCAATGAAAAAAAGAACACTTGCTTATCGGGCCGAAATTTATGGAGATACGGAGTAG
- a CDS encoding integration host factor subunit alpha — MKTTTLTRADIVDAMAREMAIPRQMAVDFFEMSLDEMIKELEKSGCLKVSSFGSFNVRSKTKRIGRNPKTGKEAVITPRKVVSFKPSHLLRERVVSGK, encoded by the coding sequence ATGAAAACAACAACTTTAACGCGCGCAGATATCGTGGATGCTATGGCGCGCGAAATGGCTATCCCTCGGCAAATGGCTGTGGATTTCTTTGAAATGAGCTTGGATGAAATGATCAAGGAACTTGAGAAATCAGGATGTTTGAAAGTCTCTTCATTTGGTTCCTTCAATGTGCGTTCAAAAACAAAGCGCATCGGGCGGAATCCCAAAACTGGAAAAGAAGCTGTGATTACGCCACGCAAAGTAGTCTCTTTCAAACCGTCTCATCTTTTGCGCGAAAGAGTCGTGAGTGGGAAGTAA